The sequence AATATATAGACAATAAAGTTTAAATACCAAATccaaaaatgttaaatgttaaaaggGGGAAACAAgttattaaattaacaaaaacaaaagtgtcCAAAGCAAAGATGGCATTTCTTAAGACAGGGaagtattattattctttagaaAGGTCATTCTTTAATACATGCCAAACAGCAACCTACTAAACAGCAAGTTTCTGTAGAGTACATTCTTCTacagtaaataagtaaattcaGATTCATAAAGAGAAAGATTGAGCGCATAATGATAATTAGTTAATGAATGATAATTAATTATTTCCCCTTTGAAATCTGAAGATTAATAAATTTGAGATTAATAATTTTAGTTTCAAGCATGCAAAAGTGTCAGGTGCTTTTAATACCTTCCTCTAAAGCACACCAGAAGTCTGGAACTCCTGTACATATTAGAAATAAAGTGTAATGGCTCATATTATGAATAAGTTGTCTATTGCCTCAGGCCTAGATTTAaacgaaaacaaaaaagtaacaaCATTTGCTGTGCAAAAGCATGCTTAAAACCCAATGCCTCCTGAAACCAATTTCAGAAACCTGACTTTCGCCATTATTGTTCATTTACTCCAATTGCTTTTCCTTTATTATATCACTTCCAAGTGCAATTGTATGTCTTCtggtacattacatttaaaccaGAATACTATATTCAGCCCTCAAACATTGAGAAAACGAAGTTAGGGCACTGAATTCATAGTGAATGCACTCTCTTCCATTTTGTTTCTGGAAAGTCAGTAGCAAAGTTAATTATTCTGTTGTGCTACATCTCTGCTGAGAGGATCTTGCTCTTGCTTGAGTAAGGCACAAAATGCAAAAGCATAGAAGagatggaaaaaagaaagaaaaacagctaACAGAGCAGATATAGTCTGACCAGTCTGCAAGGTTTAATTGCTCATAGACATCTGCAGATTGGATGCATAGAAGCTGGAAAAAAAAGGTATCAGTATGCAAAAATAGCAGCATTAGATATTATTTGTGGGCTTTGTCTCCATCTAGTGAAGATGCGAACACCTACTTTTATATAGTAACCAGGGCAGCTGTCAATGTTGTTgtgcaatttaaataatttcaaaactCCATATATACAAGCAATctgtacaattattattattatcaggttTGAAATGGAATGATTTCCACATTTCTGTTCTCAGAGCAGAATTTCAAATCTCTGGACAtcgtactgtatatacactgacCCTAATCTGTTTAATTACCTTACAGTAAAGTTGCTAAGCTTCTGTCTATGGCAATGTCAGTCACTAAAGCCAAGCAGTAGGCTGCCAAAGAGGGATACAGAACATTTACAATCTACGCTCACTCACTGGAAAATGATTAAACGAAAACAGAAGCAAGGGCTATCAAGTCAACTTGTAAGTAAAGTTTTCCTAAAAACTTTAAGTTGAAACAacaaatatgaaattaaattaaaaatactgaTAGCAGCATAATGTTGATATTAGAAAAAAGGTGATAAGGTgatataaatacaaacatttgaAAGGCAAATGGCATTAATTTTTAGAATCTTAGGAATATTGAATTGCTAAATCCTGAgagaatattatattataattaatctATTTAAATATAGATCATCCAAGATCATATTTTAGGATGATAGTACACTGTATTTTCTGGggaatatatttatgtatgttgtTTTACCATCCCTTTAAAAGCTAGAAAAAGGAAATTTAGAAagaaatttacattttctacTTAGAGTTTCTCTCCTTTAATAAAATAAGAtggagtttttctggattaaaTGGCATTTTGGATTTCTCTCATGGGGAGAAACATTGCAAAAATATGAGGGAAACAGATGGTAATATTAAGCTGGACTAAATATGTACtcctaatcatcatcatcaatactAAAAGGCTTTATAACAATCTGCTAACTCCTTGAAATCAACCAAAGTGCATAGATAAAGAACAACAACTAAGTTCCAAGGACTTCTTATTTCCCAAAGTATTCTCAGGCAATTGTGCAAAGCCAggatttaatgtgtttttggtCCCTGGTTAAAACAGGATGAGATATTTAATGTGCTAGacaaatgtaaatttgaatcacTGCATTTATGAATGTttcttataataaataaaaccctctCTTTTTTAAATAGGAGCCAAAGAAAGAGGAGCTGCTGACCactcatattaataataacatttgtgATGTGGGCGTCCTTAAGCTCCGGCTACCGGTTAAAAATGGCATGGATTCAAAAACACCTGGCTCCCATCTGTCACACAGCCCTGGAGAGGAGACCCCAGCTCAAGTTACAGCAGCAGGAGCCCTCCATGAAGGCCCAGCACAGAGGGGGTCTGTTGTGATCAAGTCACTGCTTCATGAGCTTCCGGAGAAAGGATTTGAAAACCTATTGCCAAGGAGGCCTGTTAAATTGGCTCCATTGGAACTGTCCAAAGAGGTACAAGCGTCCCAGCAACAGAAAATGAAGGGAATCCAGATGGAGGCTACAGCTGCTGCCCAACATTTGGAAGCCATGGGTAACAAACCATCCCATGGAAAAGTAAAAGTTAGATTAAAAAATGGGCTGATAAAATTGCCAAAGAAGTTGTCTTGTGACTCTTTTGGAGGAACCACAACAACCACAATGTCATTAGAGATGGTCCTCCCAGGATCTGACACCCAATTGCCCCTTTTCAAAGGCAACAATGAGGCCAGCATGAAAAAGGAGGTGCCATGCAGAGAGACCCCACTTCCTGGCAAACCACTGGTACCGAAGTCAAACAGTCTGAAAAGTAAATATCATGCTCAGCACTTAAGGGAGGAAAGCAGTGAGGATCCTGATCTGTTTCAGAGATCGTCTCGAGGCCACCTGCCCCTGAGAAAAGGGAAGGCCCGTGATGAGGATCAACGTAAATCTAAGACGTCAACAGCAGCCGGATTATCTGAGGATGCTGATGGCCAACCCTCCCATAAAGATAATGCTAAAGTGCAGCGCACACAGAGAGCACTGAGGCAGGCTAGCCAGTTACTGGAAAAAGCATCAAGGAGGAACTGTAGGAAACCTGAGGACACAGGAAACGAAGAAGGTGCAGGAGAGGCACAGAGAGGCTGTCAGGAGGATGGTTGCTAGTGATATCCAAGATGTTAAGATATGACTAACCTCCATTATGTAGTacgaatgaaataaataaacccagcaggtcatttattcatgtattgatTGTTGCATT is a genomic window of Amia ocellicauda isolate fAmiCal2 chromosome 10, fAmiCal2.hap1, whole genome shotgun sequence containing:
- the LOC136759634 gene encoding uncharacterized protein LOC136759634, which produces MIKRKQKQGLSSQLEPKKEELLTTHINNNICDVGVLKLRLPVKNGMDSKTPGSHLSHSPGEETPAQVTAAGALHEGPAQRGSVVIKSLLHELPEKGFENLLPRRPVKLAPLELSKEVQASQQQKMKGIQMEATAAAQHLEAMGNKPSHGKVKVRLKNGLIKLPKKLSCDSFGGTTTTTMSLEMVLPGSDTQLPLFKGNNEASMKKEVPCRETPLPGKPLVPKSNSLKSKYHAQHLREESSEDPDLFQRSSRGHLPLRKGKARDEDQRKSKTSTAAGLSEDADGQPSHKDNAKVQRTQRALRQASQLLEKASRRNCRKPEDTGNEEGAGEAQRGCQEDGC